One Branchiostoma floridae strain S238N-H82 chromosome 1, Bfl_VNyyK, whole genome shotgun sequence genomic region harbors:
- the LOC118416145 gene encoding probable ergosterol biosynthetic protein 28 isoform X2, with product MLATLRGWLAVVAVMAFGNTLQCFRNHGFLADRLYTGTPDLVNGLQARLFGMWTLLAAIVRLYCALDITNRSLYYVTMSSFVLALGHFLLETFVYQTATLDIGVITPIIVSGVSLVLMVVGLWHMEPAESYQQHQGRAVDTKVLLEQEMLKARKKRT from the exons ATGTTGGCAACATTACGTGGCTGGTTGGCCGTTGTAGCAGTAATGGCATTTGGTAATACTCTACAGTGCTTCAGGAACCATGGCTTCCTGGCTGATCGACTGTACACTGGAACCCCTGATCTTG TGAATGGCCTGCAGGCACGACTGTTTGGCATGTGGACTCTGCTGGCAGCTATAGTCAGGCTCTACTGTGCTCTTGACATCACAAACAGATC GCTTTATTATGTCACCATGTCATCGTTTGTTCTTGCCCTTGGACATTTCCTGCTGGAAACATTTGTGTACCAAACAGCCACTCTTGATATAGGTGTCATCACACCAATTATAGTTTCAG GTGTTTCCCTGGTCCTGATGGTGGTAGGTCTGTGGCACATGGAGCCAGCTGAGAGCTACCAGCAGCACCAGGGCAGAGCAGTAGACACTAAAGTCCTCCTGGAGCAAGAAATGCTCAAGGCTAGGAAGAAGCGCACTTGA
- the LOC118416145 gene encoding probable ergosterol biosynthetic protein 28 isoform X1, with the protein MDISYIMLATLRGWLAVVAVMAFGNTLQCFRNHGFLADRLYTGTPDLVNGLQARLFGMWTLLAAIVRLYCALDITNRSLYYVTMSSFVLALGHFLLETFVYQTATLDIGVITPIIVSGVSLVLMVVGLWHMEPAESYQQHQGRAVDTKVLLEQEMLKARKKRT; encoded by the exons ATGGATATAAGTTATATT ATGTTGGCAACATTACGTGGCTGGTTGGCCGTTGTAGCAGTAATGGCATTTGGTAATACTCTACAGTGCTTCAGGAACCATGGCTTCCTGGCTGATCGACTGTACACTGGAACCCCTGATCTTG TGAATGGCCTGCAGGCACGACTGTTTGGCATGTGGACTCTGCTGGCAGCTATAGTCAGGCTCTACTGTGCTCTTGACATCACAAACAGATC GCTTTATTATGTCACCATGTCATCGTTTGTTCTTGCCCTTGGACATTTCCTGCTGGAAACATTTGTGTACCAAACAGCCACTCTTGATATAGGTGTCATCACACCAATTATAGTTTCAG GTGTTTCCCTGGTCCTGATGGTGGTAGGTCTGTGGCACATGGAGCCAGCTGAGAGCTACCAGCAGCACCAGGGCAGAGCAGTAGACACTAAAGTCCTCCTGGAGCAAGAAATGCTCAAGGCTAGGAAGAAGCGCACTTGA
- the LOC118416109 gene encoding tubulinyl-Tyr carboxypeptidase 1-like, translating to MMDEMKPNLNVTSPRCAIIRNPDQSQTEEEEEVGEENGVLFYVNKSGFPLNDKTWERMWHHVAKIHPDGHKMVTEIRNSKELPRVPLPVVPVFPTNTPITDRLWLVQKYMSDLQYNHTGTQFFEIRKNRPLTGLIDSAKEIIREALPIKCLEAVILAIHLTNGMPGVERFPISFKSQFGSTVHRHVVLGVYCGGRYGALGMSRREDLMYKPLEFKCLSDLVLDYEESYKRYLHVLKKVKIGYPISHDPHSYECIHWKALTLNMIKLSTDGVRKELEKYSREVRAKMKTSGIVSERPPLVPPPSSPRKETPGRLN from the exons ATGATGGATGAGATGAAACCCAACCTTAACGTTACCTCTCCAAGATGTGCAATAATACGCAACCCCGACCAATCACAGactgaggaggaggaagaggttGGGGAGGAGAATGGTGTTCTCTTCTACGTCAACAAAAGTGGATTTCCGCTGAATGACAAGACTTGGGAGAGAATGTGGCATCACGTGGCTAAAATCCACCCCGATGGACATAAAATGGTCACTGAAATTAGGAACAGCAAAGAACTTCCAAGA GTACCATTGCCAGTGGTTCCAGTCTTCCCAACCAACACACCAATCACTGACAGGTTGTGGCTGGTCCAGAAGTACATGTCAGATCTACA ATATAATCATACAGGAACACAATTCTTTGAAATCAGGAAAAATCGACCACTCACTGG TTTAATAGACTCTGCCAAGGAGATCATACGGGAAGCCTTGCCCATCAAGTGTTTGGAGGCTGTCATTCTGGCAAT TCATCTAACCAATGGCATGCCTGGTGTAGAGCGGTTTCCCATCAGCTTCAAGTCCCAGTTTGGCTCCACAGTACACAGACACGTAGTGCTGGGGGTCTACTGTGGAGGCAGATATGGGGCTCTGGGGATGAGCAGGAGAGAAGACCTCATGTACAAACCACTGGAGTTCAAG TGTTTATCTGACTTAGTCCTTGATTATGAAGAATCCTACAAAAGAT ACTTGCATGTGCTTAAGAAGGTGAAGATAGGATACCCAATATCCCATGATCCTCACAGCTACGAATGCATTCATTGGAAG GCCCTTACACTGAACATGATAAAGTTGTCGACAGATGGGGTCAGGAAGGAACTGGAGAAATATTCACGAGAAGTGCGAGCAAAA ATGAAGACCAGTGGCATTGTGTCAGAAAGGCCACCCCTAGTGCCACCTCCTTCATCTCCACGTAAGGAAACTCCAGGAAGACTCAACTGA